In the Paenibacillus sp. FSL R7-0337 genome, TCCGCCTTGGCAATGAAGTCAGACGGACGGTCAGAGGGAACCGGTACCTTCAACAGGCCGCCTATGCTTACAGTGACCACACCTTCCTCTTCAAACCGATCACGGGGAATCTGCAGATCAGAGATGCCTTGACGGACGGATTCGGCTAATTGCTCTGCCTGGGAGGTCGACGCCCCCACCATCGTAAGGATGAAGTTCGCCCCGCTGAAGCGGGCCACGAAGGTGCCGTGCGTTATGCTGATAATATTCAGCACATCCGCTACCGATTGAATACAGAGATCGCCGCCTTTCAGCCCGTGTACAGCATTGTAAGCATGAAAATCATCGATATCAATCGACAGCAGCAGCAAAGGTTCCCGGGTATTCAGTGTATCCTCCAAGCGCTGATCCAGCTCATGCTCAAGCGCCTGCCGGTTCGGCAGATCGGTCAGGGAATCCGTGGTCAGATAGCTTTGCATCTGGTTGGCCGCATCGACATAGGCTTCGCCCTTCGCCTCTGTACCTGTTCCGGTGTTAAGCACTGCCATAATGGACGGTCTGCCGCCATGAATAACCGAAGCCAGACTCAAGCTTACCTCCAGCGGTTGCCCGTCTCCGCTCAGGAATTGGCCCTGATCAGATACGAACTGGGTTACATTCTGGCTCAGGTCTGAGAAGTGCTGCTTCAGGGCTGGCCGGTAGGACTCCTGCACATAGTTCAGGAACGGCTGCCCGATCAACGATTTGCCCTTCTCTTCACCCATCAGCTCCACTGCACGGTTATTGCAGTAAGCAATCACATCATCGGTAATCATGAAGAAGGCTACCGGAGACAGATCCATCAACTGCAGATACCGCTGTTCATTATGACGCAGACTGCGGGCGTTCTGCAGGGCCTGCTCTTCCGCCTGACGCAGCTGGTTCTCGGTCTGTCCGCGCAGAATAGATTTGAGCTGCGGCAGAATGTTAAGATGCTGCTCTCTCCACGGAAGTGAGGTGGACTGAACCACCTGCCGCCATTTCTCAAAGGATTTGCGGGGAGACAGGCGTTGTCCGTCATTCTCCTGAATGACAGCCTTAGCCGGATCTCCGGCCCAGTCCACAATCTCCACCACCTCAGGCCTGAACCAAATCATGTAATTCTGATGTCCTGGAGTGAGGGCGAGATAGATGGAACCAGAGGCCTTGTTCTTGTAAGCTTTGGCTGATTCATATTCCAGACTGAGCCTGGAGGTGCAGTAGGTGTAATCCTTCGACTTCCCTGCCAGCCAACCGGCAAGCTCCCGCACCTGCTCCTGGGAAGGCGTGGCTCCGAACAGCATCAGCTTGTCCTGATAACATACGGCTGCACCGGAAGCCTCCATCATACCCAGCAGTGTCTGTTCTTCATCGCCGAGCTGTTCAATCATCCGGGAAGAGCTGACGTTACTTGTGAAAATATCGACAATTCTCATCGCCTTGGTCCGCAGCTCGAGCTCCGTCTGATAGTTGTCGAGTTGTTGACGCTGGTACAGTTCACTAGAGAAGAAGGCCCCGAGGAAATTACACAGATTACGGATACGGTGCGGGACATACTTGGGGGAATAGTGATGACAGGTGATGAGTCCCCAGAGCTTGTTATTATTGATCAGCGAGATGGTGGTTGTTGCGCCTACCCCCATATTCTGCAAATACTCGATATGGAGCGGAGACACACTACGGAGGATGGACAAGCTGAGGTTCAAGGGCTTACCGGTAAGCGGCTGCAGCACCGGGGTGATTGGAACCGGAACATAGTTCACATCCACGATCGTCCGCAGCCAGTTGCGCAGATACAGCTCACGCGCCTGCTTCGGAATGTCAGAGGCGGGATAATGATGGCCCAGGAACGGCTCCAGCCCCGCTTCCCGGGCTTCGGCAATCACCTTGCCGTTCCACTGCTCATCGAACTCGTAGATCATGACCCGGTCATAGCCAAGCATCTCCTTCACCTGCTCTGCGGCGGCCTGGCTGGCTTCTAGCCGGTTCGCCGCATGCTTCAGCCGTCCGAAGAAGGTGCGAATCCAGTCGAAGTCGTTGGTGCTGTCGCTCTGATCGATAGAGGCAGGCTCCAGTTCAACGATCACCAACCCTTCACTTTCGTGAAGGATGCAGAAGAAGTCCTGCGGCTCACCCGCGACTTCAATCTGTATTACAATATATTGCAAATCAGCAGTTTCTTTCGCATTCACGCTGCGTGTAAGCAGCATCTCCAGCTGATCCGGGCCTACCAGGTCAGCCATAGGCGTGCCTAACAGGGCTTCGGAATCTTTTCCTAGTAACGCATCCGTATTCAGACTGGCCTGGACAATCTTATGGGCTGTGTCCTGAGTTACGGCCAGCAATACGCCATGCGGCTGAATAAGCCCGGGAATATGGATCGGCTCCTTCTCGCAGTTATTAAGATCTACGGGTTCCTTAGGGTCCAATCCTGCTTCGTTCAGCAGGGTCCGGTTCAGCGGCTGATTCTCATGCTCTGTATTAAAATCTGACATATGTGTAAAGCCTCCATTGAAGTAAATGATTTCTAAGCTGTTATGGCGTAGGTTCATTCTATCTTACTTTGGGCAGCAATAACAAACATAAGCTTGGTCTCCACAGCCTGTTTTGGCTTCTATTACAGTCTTGGTATAATTATGTATAATATGGATAGATCAAGCATAACCTTTGACGGCTAATCCATTCCTATACCCCGAGGTGACCATAATGCGGCGAACTAAACGTTCTGGGAGGGAGATTGTTTCTTTTCTGCTAAGCGCCTTCTCCATAATGATCATTGCCTTCTTCATCATCCGTTATGTGCTTCAGACGGTTTCATTCGCACCTTAATATCTGCGCAACGCAAAAAGGAGCATTTGGGGGAAATGCTCCTCTTCGGCTTGCATATACCATGTATTAGGTTACACTTCCGGATGAACTTTAATCCGAAAGTCTTACCAATAATTTACCTTAAAAACCTCAATAATACAAGTATTTCCTTCTAAACCAGTGAAAATGCGTCTAATTCATAACTGCGTTTCGCCGCTTGGCTGCGCATCCGGGGATTTGAGGCGCAGCGGGCTTTGCCGCCTGATCTATACGCCCCTTATAATGAACCTACTCTTGCGCAGAGAATAACGAAAAAGAAGGAACATTCACATGGATGCTAATCCCCTGTTACAGCGTAAGACCGCACAATTTACACATCTCGTTACCGAAGGCACTCATTATGAGGTCGGACGCGCCTTGGGCGCCCATCATAAGAATAATTCCGCCATGCTATCCTTCTTGTCCTCACCCTTCATGGGAGGCTCCCCGCTGACACCGTATGCAGCGGACAAAGCCATGGAGAGCTTCGAGCGCTACTGCCCTGGCTTGAATGAAGAAATTCAGGGCTTCGCCGATGAGACCGGTATTGAAGCTGCCCATGTCGTATTCTATTATTCCTATTTCCAGGCACCGGGCCACTGCACACAGGCAGCCTACCGAACTGGAG is a window encoding:
- a CDS encoding diguanylate cyclase yields the protein MSDFNTEHENQPLNRTLLNEAGLDPKEPVDLNNCEKEPIHIPGLIQPHGVLLAVTQDTAHKIVQASLNTDALLGKDSEALLGTPMADLVGPDQLEMLLTRSVNAKETADLQYIVIQIEVAGEPQDFFCILHESEGLVIVELEPASIDQSDSTNDFDWIRTFFGRLKHAANRLEASQAAAEQVKEMLGYDRVMIYEFDEQWNGKVIAEAREAGLEPFLGHHYPASDIPKQARELYLRNWLRTIVDVNYVPVPITPVLQPLTGKPLNLSLSILRSVSPLHIEYLQNMGVGATTTISLINNNKLWGLITCHHYSPKYVPHRIRNLCNFLGAFFSSELYQRQQLDNYQTELELRTKAMRIVDIFTSNVSSSRMIEQLGDEEQTLLGMMEASGAAVCYQDKLMLFGATPSQEQVRELAGWLAGKSKDYTYCTSRLSLEYESAKAYKNKASGSIYLALTPGHQNYMIWFRPEVVEIVDWAGDPAKAVIQENDGQRLSPRKSFEKWRQVVQSTSLPWREQHLNILPQLKSILRGQTENQLRQAEEQALQNARSLRHNEQRYLQLMDLSPVAFFMITDDVIAYCNNRAVELMGEEKGKSLIGQPFLNYVQESYRPALKQHFSDLSQNVTQFVSDQGQFLSGDGQPLEVSLSLASVIHGGRPSIMAVLNTGTGTEAKGEAYVDAANQMQSYLTTDSLTDLPNRQALEHELDQRLEDTLNTREPLLLLSIDIDDFHAYNAVHGLKGGDLCIQSVADVLNIISITHGTFVARFSGANFILTMVGASTSQAEQLAESVRQGISDLQIPRDRFEEEGVVTVSIGGLLKVPVPSDRPSDFIAKAEKALYEAKSAGKNQVVFY